One genomic window of Candidatus Limnocylindria bacterium includes the following:
- the rsmH gene encoding 16S rRNA (cytosine(1402)-N(4))-methyltransferase RsmH, with product MTTSRTSGSDRGTPADGDGRLHEPVLLAEVLAQLDPREGGRFLDGTVGAGGHAEAILERIGPSGRLIGLDVDPAALAEAHRVLARFGERAVLVRSNFALLDVVAARHGLAPLDGVLLDLGLSSLQLADERRGFSFRAEGPLDMRADPDLSVTAADIVNSWDERELRRSFGELGEETEAGRVAAAIVRRRTREPFLSADDLGRFVAGVKTQRRRGIDPATRVFQALRIAVNHELENLQQGLEAAMRALRPGGRLAVISFHSLEDRIAKQFFVRESRDCICPPHLPTCVCGHRAGLRVVTRRPLRADSAEVARNPRARSAVLRISEKIS from the coding sequence CTGACGACCTCGCGGACCTCGGGATCTGATCGTGGAACTCCAGCTGATGGTGATGGGAGGCTTCATGAGCCGGTTCTCCTGGCCGAAGTACTCGCCCAGCTTGATCCCCGCGAAGGTGGCCGCTTTCTCGATGGCACGGTGGGAGCGGGTGGCCACGCAGAGGCCATCCTCGAACGCATCGGCCCGAGCGGGCGCCTCATCGGCCTCGATGTCGATCCCGCGGCACTCGCCGAAGCCCACCGCGTTCTCGCACGTTTCGGTGAGCGCGCGGTCCTCGTCCGATCCAACTTCGCGCTTCTCGACGTCGTGGCCGCGCGCCACGGCCTCGCGCCGCTCGACGGCGTCCTCCTTGACCTCGGTCTCTCCTCGCTCCAGCTCGCGGATGAGCGGCGAGGCTTCAGCTTTCGCGCGGAAGGCCCACTGGACATGCGCGCCGACCCGGACCTCAGCGTCACGGCGGCAGACATCGTGAACAGCTGGGACGAGCGCGAGCTGCGCCGTTCGTTCGGCGAGCTCGGCGAGGAGACCGAGGCGGGTCGTGTGGCCGCCGCCATCGTGCGCCGTCGCACACGTGAGCCGTTCCTGTCGGCCGACGACCTCGGTCGCTTTGTCGCGGGCGTGAAGACGCAGCGCCGCCGCGGTATCGATCCCGCGACGCGTGTGTTCCAAGCGCTTCGCATCGCCGTCAATCACGAGCTTGAGAATCTTCAGCAGGGCCTCGAGGCCGCCATGCGTGCGCTGCGCCCCGGTGGCCGCCTCGCGGTCATCTCCTTCCACTCGCTCGAGGACCGGATCGCGAAGCAGTTCTTCGTCCGGGAATCGCGCGACTGCATCTGTCCTCCCCACCTCCCCACCTGCGTCTGCGGGCATCGCGCGGGCTTGCGTGTCGTTACCCGGCGTCCGCTTCGTGCGGACTCGGCGGAGGTCGCACGCAACCCGCGCGCCCGCAGCGCAGTCCTCCGCATCTCGGAGAAGATCTCCTGA
- the mraZ gene encoding division/cell wall cluster transcriptional repressor MraZ encodes MEGFFAGEFAHSLDEKGRLAIPAKFRLRFKEGAVVTRWVSGGECLAVFPESEWVALNTDITKRPRTDPKATRFRHFILAGAHEADPDAQGRLTIPAHLREYAGLKNEAVVIGNSDHLEVWEPGRWRSNLANVQSEIADDLADLGI; translated from the coding sequence TTGGAAGGTTTCTTCGCGGGCGAATTCGCCCATTCACTCGACGAAAAGGGCCGCCTCGCGATCCCGGCGAAGTTCCGCCTGCGCTTCAAAGAGGGAGCGGTCGTGACCCGTTGGGTGAGCGGTGGGGAATGCCTCGCGGTGTTCCCGGAGTCCGAGTGGGTCGCCCTCAATACCGACATCACCAAGCGGCCGCGCACCGATCCGAAGGCAACCCGCTTCCGGCACTTCATCCTTGCCGGAGCACATGAAGCGGACCCGGACGCCCAGGGGCGCCTCACCATCCCGGCGCACCTCCGCGAGTACGCCGGCCTCAAGAACGAAGCCGTCGTCATCGGCAACTCCGACCACCTCGAGGTCTGGGAGCCGGGACGCTGGCGGAGCAACCTCGCGAACGTCCAAAGCGAGATCGCTGACGACCTCGCGGACCTCGGGATCTGA